AACTTACGAAAAGTGTTTATTTCATTAAATGATTTTTGGATCACTTTAAAATAGAATTGGCTACTACTATTACCCTACTCCCAAATTCATTCGCATAAAAGTGTATTCTATTCGGATATACACATGTTCGTATTCCCAGAAAAATCAACAGGTTGCAAGTAATATAAACTTCAGTAATTCATCAGTAATTACAAAATGTGAGAGTTCCATTTCATAAGACAACACAATATTCGGCATATTTCATCATGCATCGCTTATCATTTCGAAACACTGAAAGCTCAAAAAGATAAAAACGTATAAGTATATAAGAACATATATTAAATAGTTATAAAAATGAAATGATTAATCTGTGGAATACCTGACGAAAGCAAACCAAATCGACCTGCCACTGCTTTCGTACAGAACATTGAAACAAAACATAGCCAAATATATAACACAATAGGTGTTTTTTAGCAACAGAACAGACATTTTAATctattttatttcattttattttattttaaactgCTTGCAGTTTCTGAAAtttgaatttatatttttgaGCATCTATCGATAGTAAACCAAATTCATCGATAGTGAGGTATTTCGTAGTCGACACAGTGCTTGTGGTTTGTTTGTTCACCAGCACACACAGCTGATTCATATACCGCAATTTATAATTCTTTTCCGCATAATATTTCTATCGCAGGGTCTCATACTCTTCAATTGCAGTGTAATAGCAGATATCGATAGCACTATCGATGGTTTGCCGCAAGGTCACTCTGAAACAGAAAAAACTAACGACGGAGATACCCGCCACAAACTAAAAACTTACTCTATTGTTCGTGAGTTTTCTTTGTTGCAAGTTCGAGCCTGACTTTCTTCCTCGCTTAGGATAATTAGTACAAGTTTCGCGCGATACCTCGTCCCGATATTGAAAACCAGTTTCGTTGTCTTTGTGACTCATCAGAATTCCACAGGCTCAAGGAAAATTGATGGAAAATACAATGGCCGACCCAAACACAaacaatagcagcagcaacgagtCCACCGATCAGGTAGGAATTCGCGTGGAAAACGAAAACCCGGACGATCACACAGACGCCTTTGGATCTGTGGGTGGCAGCAGTGGCACAGCTGCAGCCTCGAGTTCCTCGCATCACAACAACATCTACGGTAGCGGAGCCATTGGTCAGCTGGCCAATGGCTATAAATCCCCCTCTTCGAGTTATGGCAAAAATGTTGCAAAAATGGTCACGGACCGTCATGCCGCAGAGTACAATATGCGACACAAAAATCGTGGCATGGCTTTGATCTTCAACCATGAGCACTTCGAGGTGCCCACTTTGAAGTCGCGTGCAGGCACCAATGTGGACTGTGAGAATCTGACCCGAGTGCTGAAACAGCTCGATTTTGAAGTGACCGTCTATAAGGACTGTCGCTACAAAGACATTGTACGTACAATTGAATTGGCGGCCTCGCAGAATCACGGCGATAGCGACTGCATTTTGGTGGCGATTCTATCGCACGGAGAGATGGGCTACATCTATGCCAAAGACACCCAATACAAGCTAGAGAACATCTGGAGCTTCTTCACGGCCAATCACTGCCCCTCGCTGGCTGGCAAGCCGAAGCTGTTCTTCATTCAGGCCTGCCAAGGCGACCGATTGGACACGGGAGTGACAATGCAACGAGGACATACCGAAACCGATGGCGACTCATCCATGAGCTACAAGATACCCGTACATGCAGATTTCCTCATTGCCTACTCGACCGTCCCCGGCTTTTACTCGTGGCGCAACACCACTCGGGGAAGCTGGTTTATGCAGAGCCTGTGCGCCGAGCTGGCTGCCAATGGCAAGCGCCTGGACATACTAACGCTGCTGACCTTCGTCTCGCAGCGTGTGGCCGTTGACTTTGAGTCATGCACCCCCGATACACCCGAGATGCACCAGCAGAAGCAGATCCCCTGCGTTACCACGATGCTAACGCGCATTTTGCGTTTCAGCGATAAGCAATTGGTCCCCGCCGGACGAGTTTGATGGCTACTGGTCTGGTTGATGGGTTGGCTAAGGTTATGGCGGGGTGTGTGATACGCGAGGGGTAGCAAGGCGCAGACGTAGCTACAGTATCCCTGAAACTGTACTACAAAACATTTTTCTACTTCATTTTGTTTATCGTATCCTATTACCAGCGCAATTTTCTCGGTAATTTACCGAATATATCTCTTAACTAGCATTTATTACTATCGTATTGACAACTCTTGCCCATCAAGTGTGGCGATAGGCCCTTTTAaagttttttaaaattatttatacgcaTAAATACTCGTCTGTATGTTTAATCTAAGCATATGCGCATATGTGTTTCGTAATCGTCCAATtcaaatacaacaaaaaacgaCAAGATTTTAGCATGTAGTTAAGaattttatatatgtatatctttaTGTACAATTTATACTTCTCTATAAAAACATGTATTAGCAAATGTTTTCCTTTTATGTGAACCGCTTGcaaataaagaaaagaaatacAGCAGAAAAACATTTACCATTGGGTGTGCCATATCGGGTTAGGCGTTGAATCCACTTTTTTGGGCCGCTTCAAGTTGAGCGAGATTTTCCTGAAAAGGAGTTTTGGAAAATGGTCGAGACGAGTCGTTGAGTTGAccctgcctgtctgtctgtcataTATACGATTTACAATCAGAGCTTACAATCACTTTATTCTTAGAGCTGCTGGACACAATGGgaataaatttaaatgaaaaaGTTGTATTACTTAAAGCACTAGATCTGGATCAGCGCGGGGAGGAGCGGAGGGGAAGGAGAATTTTTAAAACCTGTCTGCCGATCTATCTCTGAGGTTAGATAAATGCACGTTTCTGATATATTTTCAACTAAAAACGGGTATAATTTTGCTCACAGTTTTGTTTTAGATGTGGCCCCCCTCCTTCAGTTTGGCCACTAGGGCGTCGACATCGGCAACGGTGGCTCCTGCCTGGCGCACAGGTGGATCCTCAACGGAGATGACCTCAATGCGTGGCGTCGTATCAACGCCCAAATCCTTGGCCGTAACCTTCTTCAGTGGCTTCTTCTTGGCCTTCATGATGTTGGGTAGCGTGGCATAGCGTGGCGTGTTCAGCCGCAAGTCAGCGCTCAGTACGGCTGGTATCTTAGTTTTGATCGTTTCCAGACCGCCATCGATTTCCCGCGTGATGGTCAGGCCAGCATCCGTCTTCTCGATCTTGTTGCAGAAGGTGCCCTGGGGCCAGTCCAGCACGGCGGCGGTCATCTGGGCTGTCTGATTGGCGTCATCGTCGATGGCCTGCTTGCCGAGGATCACCAGATCCGCCTTCTCATCCAGCGCCAACTTGGCAAGAATCTTGGAGATATGGATGGGCTGCAGCAGCTCGTATTCGGCCTGTGGCACGTCCACATGGACGCCACGATCGGCGCCCATGGCCATGGCAGTGCGTATCACTTCCGCCGACTGAGCTGGTCCCACGGACACAGCAATGACCTCCGTGGCCAGCTTCTTCTCCTTCATTTTGACTGCTTCCTCGACGGCAATCTCATCAAAAGGATTCATCGAGTGCTTAACACCCTGGGTGACTACGCCAGTCTTGTCTGGCTTGACACGGACCTGTAGATGGACACATTTGATAATGATATTGAAAATAGTTTAATTAAGTTTAATTATTCCGATTACGCAAAACGCAACAAGTGATAAGAAGAAGATACATCAGGCTATTTCTCGGCTTACCTTGACAGCATAGTCGATCACACGTTTAACTCCAACCAAGACACGGGCCATTTTCTTCTAAAATATTGTAACAAAATGTagttaaataattaaaaacttTAGCACAGATATAGCTCTTGAAATTGATTTGAGGGGGTGGTACAAAGGTCTTCTTGTGCTAGTGGCTAACATCTGTTGATAAtgccctcagaaatataccaaaatataccgtccaattttaaaaatataccgtaaatatactgacgaattcaagatctattttacatattcctcgattttgatattccgtcgaatattactagctagatagaaaCCTCAGCCcggcccacataattttatccgaccAATAAATCAATTTCCTACTTGACTGGCTTGATTCAAATACTTGCgtttattggattttgtctaaaaaaatgttgtagcgaaaaaggtcaaaacaaataaaacgtaagagaAAAATTTTTcctattgctcaattttgatattccgttgaataatgctgactaactaaaATCTTTagctttgtttttataattttaaaCCATTGATGAAAAAAATTTCCACAAGATTagctacttttaagtactcctTTTTATTGTATTGTGTCTAAAACAAGGTTTGAACAAAAACGGTCAACAAAAACAGTGGCAACGTAAGTGAGTATGGAACGTAACGTAAGGTACACTTACGGTACAACAGCTGTTGTACTTTCACACACTTGAAGCATCATTTTCGTCGCATtccaaataaaaaaaagtacAGAAACATGGCTTCGACTGCTCCGGTTATCATGAGAATTATGGCGTCTTCCATACAGACAGCCAAACGAGCTGGTGGCATCATACGCGACATCCTAAAACAAGGCGACCTAGGCATCGTGGACAAGGGAAAAAATGATCCCCAAACGGAGGCTGATCGTTCTGCCCAGCGGTGCATTATTGCCTCGCTGACGAAGAAGTTTCCTGGCGTAAAGATCATCGGCGAGGAAGGCGGCTCCGACTTAAACGTGTGCGATGATTGGCTGGTCGAAGATTTGGATGAAGAGTTTCTTCAGAAAAGCTGCCCGGCCGAATGGCGTGATGCAAAACCAGAGGATTTTGTGATCTGGGTAGATCCACTGGACGGAACAGCTGAATATACACAGGGTAAGTACGGCCGCTTGCAAACACCAGACACCAAACCCGACTCACCTCTTGCCAAATATCCCCTCTTAAAGGTTACGTGGAACATGTCACCGTACTCATAGGCATAGCCGTCAAGGATGCTGCGGTGGGCGGAATCATTCATCAGCCGTTTTACCAGCAGCCCGATGGTGAGCTGGGTCGCACCATTTGGGGGCTCAAGGGTCTGGGCACGGGCGGTTTCACACATTCGCTGGCTCCACCCGGAGAGTTCATCATAACGACCACACGATCGCACTCGAATGCCCTGCACCAGCAGGCACTCAATGCATTTCCTGCCACCAAAATCCTGAAAGTGGGCGGCGCTGGATTCAAGGtgttgcagctgctggagggCAAGGCACACGCATATGTGTTTGCCACACCAGGATGCAAGAAATGGGATACTTGCGCCCCCGAGGCCGTGCTGGAGGCACAGGGCGGCTTTCTCACAGACATCAATGGCAAGAATTATTCCTACAATGCTGATGTGGAGCACGTGAATCGGCAGGGAGTGCTGGCCAGCGTGGGCGAGAATCACTCGGAGCTGGTGTATAAAATTCCCCGTAAGGTGCGGGAGGCTGTAGGAGTATGAATTCCGCGCTACGTTTATCAATTTATTAGTTTATTTTCCACTAAAAGTAAACACATATATTAAGCGATAACAGAAAAGAGAAGGGCAAAATGGATACATGTGTAGAAGAGAATATACAATGTTTCGGAAATCAATAGAAAAGTAAAAGTGTCGCTTATTTCTCAAAGCTATTACAGATGCTGCTGGAGCCAAGGGAGCTACTGTTGTGTGCTGGCAGGGAGCTGTTCATGTAACGATTGCGCTTTGCCTTGGACATTTTGCAGGAATTCACGGAGGCAGCAAAGCGCAGGGACTTTACTGACTCTTGGAAGCAGTCCTGGAATGGGGAAACGTTGATAAACATAAGCGTTTTTGAATTTCCACCCAGGGAAGGCATCAGCAGATGCGTAAGCTTCGAGTTGCGATATGGAATATGGTCCTGCTTTTGCAGCAGAGCGAGAATGACATTCGTCAGCTCGGAGAGCGAGCGATTGATATTTTTTGTTTCGGTCATGCGAATGCTTGTCTTTGGCGATTCAGAGCCGGCCAAGTCAACGAGATTAATGGAGCCAACAGAAACTTCCTGCTTCTCTGCATGTCGTCCGATTAGTTGAAGCTTGGTCACGGCATGCGAGCGCGACGAGCGCTCATTGCCCGCCGTGGAGGCTGTGGCGCGATTCATTTTGGCTGTCAGCATAAGCTGGCGCAGATGATGGGGATCGGTCACGGTTTCTTCGGTTATATTGGACACATAAATgtcgtttttgttgttctttGCCATGCGAATTTCCATGTCCTTCTGCTCGTTGCTCAGAAGAT
This region of Drosophila miranda strain MSH22 chromosome 2, D.miranda_PacBio2.1, whole genome shotgun sequence genomic DNA includes:
- the LOC108156639 gene encoding caspase, with translation MENTMADPNTNNSSSNESTDQVGIRVENENPDDHTDAFGSVGGSSGTAAASSSSHHNNIYGSGAIGQLANGYKSPSSSYGKNVAKMVTDRHAAEYNMRHKNRGMALIFNHEHFEVPTLKSRAGTNVDCENLTRVLKQLDFEVTVYKDCRYKDIVRTIELAASQNHGDSDCILVAILSHGEMGYIYAKDTQYKLENIWSFFTANHCPSLAGKPKLFFIQACQGDRLDTGVTMQRGHTETDGDSSMSYKIPVHADFLIAYSTVPGFYSWRNTTRGSWFMQSLCAELAANGKRLDILTLLTFVSQRVAVDFESCTPDTPEMHQQKQIPCVTTMLTRILRFSDKQLVPAGRV
- the LOC108156640 gene encoding electron transfer flavoprotein subunit beta; this encodes MARVLVGVKRVIDYAVKVRVKPDKTGVVTQGVKHSMNPFDEIAVEEAVKMKEKKLATEVIAVSVGPAQSAEVIRTAMAMGADRGVHVDVPQAEYELLQPIHISKILAKLALDEKADLVILGKQAIDDDANQTAQMTAAVLDWPQGTFCNKIEKTDAGLTITREIDGGLETIKTKIPAVLSADLRLNTPRYATLPNIMKAKKKPLKKVTAKDLGVDTTPRIEVISVEDPPVRQAGATVADVDALVAKLKEGGHI
- the LOC108155449 gene encoding 3'(2'),5'-bisphosphate nucleotidase 1, coding for MASTAPVIMRIMASSIQTAKRAGGIIRDILKQGDLGIVDKGKNDPQTEADRSAQRCIIASLTKKFPGVKIIGEEGGSDLNVCDDWLVEDLDEEFLQKSCPAEWRDAKPEDFVIWVDPLDGTAEYTQGYVEHVTVLIGIAVKDAAVGGIIHQPFYQQPDGELGRTIWGLKGLGTGGFTHSLAPPGEFIITTTRSHSNALHQQALNAFPATKILKVGGAGFKVLQLLEGKAHAYVFATPGCKKWDTCAPEAVLEAQGGFLTDINGKNYSYNADVEHVNRQGVLASVGENHSELVYKIPRKVREAVGV